From Nicotiana tabacum cultivar K326 chromosome 22, ASM71507v2, whole genome shotgun sequence, one genomic window encodes:
- the LOC107768397 gene encoding uncharacterized protein LOC107768397 has product MKVSVTPSKKLREVTEDDITFTEKDADGLMLPYNDALAISLNVVDFKIKRVLVDLGSSANIIQWRVLEQAKLTESIISSTKLFAGFNLASVTTQGEILLPTNADGVMKTTLFEVVDGDMGYNIILGRPWLPEMKVVPSTYHQLLKFPTFEGVKQIRGYQPASREMDVISVCSSKEKEHAA; this is encoded by the coding sequence ATGAAGGTATCAGTAACCCCCAGTAAGAAACTTCGGGAAGTCACTGAGGACGACATTACTTTCACGGAGAAAGACGCAGATGGACTAATGCTGCCGTACAATGATGCCTTGGCAATCTCTCTTAATGTtgtagattttaaaattaaacgcgTTTTGGTAGACCTaggaagttcggccaatattatccAGTGGAGAGTGCTGGAGCAAGCCAAGCTGACCGAAAGTATCATTTCATCTACAAAACTCTTCGCTGGATTCAATTTGGCAAGCGTGACAACCCAAGGAGAGATCCTGCTGCCCACAAATGCCGATGGGGTAATGAAGACGACCCTTTTCGAGGTAGTAGATGGCGATATGGGCTACAATATTATCCTGGGAAGACCATGGTTACCCGAAATGAAGGTTGtgccatcaacatatcatcaattacTGAAGTTCCCAACCTTCGAGGGagttaaacaaataagaggataCCAACCGGCATCGAGGGAGATGGATGTAATCTCAGTTTGCAGTAGCAAAGAGAAGGAGCatgcggcatag